GTTCCCTCACCAGGAGCTTTACATCGCCAAGCGTGATTGGCCCATCTTCTGGCTTCATGACTACCCCCAAAGAAAGCTCTTGAGTTAGAAAATTAAAACTTCTCCTCACATTCACACGGCTTTTTTCCGCAGTAGGGACAGACGCCGGGGTACTTCTTCTTCGCCGCTTCCTCGATATCGATGTCGAGCAGATTGGCTAGGCTCGCGAGCCACGCCAGAACATCTGCAAACTCCTCCTGCATCGTTTTCCTGTCGTTTTTCCTTATCGCCTCGCTCAGCTCTCCAACTTCTTCGACGAACCAGAGGAAGGTCTTATCAACCCCGCGCTTCGAGTCCTTGTGGAAGTAGATGTCCCTGATCATCCCCTGAAACTCACGGATTTCCATCTTCCCCACCTGGGGAAAGGGGAAGAAAAGGGCTTAAAAATCACTCGCTATTTCTATCAGCTTCCTCATGTGGATTGCCGCCGTGTCGAAGACCTCGACAGAGACGTCGCCCTGCTTTATCGCCAGCGGCAGCTCGGTACAGCCGAGGATTACCCCCTCGATGCCGTATTTCTTCTCGTACCTTTCGATAAGATCGACCAGGTACGATTTGCTCTTAAGGTTCTCAAAGGCCAGCTCCTCGAAGATTATCCTGTTGATTTCGTCAATCTCCTCCCCGGAAGGCACTATGATGTCAAAACCCGCCCCCGTGAGGGCATCTTTGTAGAAGTCTGCCGTCATTGTGGTCTTGGTGCCAAGGAGGAGAACCTTTTTGACCCCTCTTCTCTTCATCTCCTCGATGAGCGCGTCTATTATGCTGACCATAGGCACGCTGACGGCCCTCTGGACCTCGGGGAACACTATGTGGGGAGTGTTTGCGGAGAGGGAGATGATTTCCGCTCCTGCCCGCTCAAGGGCCTTTGCGGCCTTTATGAGTATCTCCTTCCTCCCCTCCCAGCCGCGGGGATTGTTCCTGAACTCTTCGAAGTTTATCGAGTAGATTATGAGCTCCGGGAAGGTGAAGGGGCCAAACTTCTCCCTGCTTATCTCTATGTATTTCCTGTAGTAATAACAGGTTGATTCCGGGGTCGTTCCGCCGATTATGCCTATCCTCTTCATGTGCGTCACCGTATAAAGTCTTCTCCGAGGGATATGAACCTTTTGGTTTAAAACCGAATGTTAAAAGAAAAGTAATGGGAACCCCTCACCCGATCACCGAAACTACCTCATCGAGAAGCCTCCCGGCCAGCTCCCGCTTGCCCATTCTGGGAAGTTTTTTGACGAAGTCCCTGCCCACGAGAATGACTTCGTTTTCCTCGCTGCCAAAGGCCTTAAGCGTGTTGGCCACAACGAGGTCGCTCCCTGCCCGTTCTATCTGCTTTCTGGCGGCCTCGATAAGTTCCTCCTCGCTCAGCCCTGTCTCGGCCTTAAACCCTACGAGAAAAACGTCCGGCTGGAGCTCCTTCACCCTGTCTATTATCTTCGGCGTTGGCCCAAGCTCAAGGGTTAGAGTTTTTCCGCTCTTTATCTTCACGCTGGCCTTCTCCTTAACGCGGAAGTCGCTTACGGCGGCGGCTAAAACAACGATGTCGTACTTTTTAGCCCTCAGCTCCCTTTCTACCGCCCCGAGCATCTCCTCGACGGTCTCGACTTCAATCTGGTTCTCGACGAAGCTCGGAACGCTCCCTTTGGTTCTAATCAGAGTTACCTCCGCCCCCCTGAAGTCGGCCTCTTCCGCGATCGCGACCCCCATCCTACCGGAGCTCGCATTGGTGATGTACCGTATCGGGTCTATGTACTCCCTCGTTGCTCCAGCGGTGACGAGAACGCGCTTTCCTTTGAGGGTCTTTGGATGAAGCTTCTTTATTACGCGGTAGACGATCTCGTCAATCGAAGCAACCTTTGCCTTGCCCTCCTCAAAGCGGGGCCCTATGAACTCGACGCCGAGCTCCTTGAGCTTCTCGATGTTCTGGACGACAATCGGATGCTCATACATGCTGGAGTGCATCGCAGGGGCGATCATTATGGGCGTGTGTGCGAAGGCCGTCGTTACAACGGTTGTAACGGGGGTATCGTCTATGCCGCAGGCTATCTTCCCAATCGTATTTGCCGTTGCCGGGCAGACGAGGATCAGGTCGGCTTTATTTTCGTGGTCTCCGGCGAGCTCGACGTGCTCTATGAAGCCGGTAATTTCCGTCACGACGGGGTTTCCTGTGGCGAACTCCATCGCGTAGGGGTGGATTATCTTGGTCGCGCTCTCGCTCATCACTGCGTGGACCTCCGCCCCATGGCGGATAAGCTCCCTTGCGAGTTTGACGCACTCGACGGCGGCTATACTGCCTGGAATTGCCAGGACAATCTTCTTTCCAACGAGTTTCCGGCTCTTCGTGGCGTGAATAAGCTTAACGTGGTGAAGCATGATGACACCTCCAGAAAGAGTTGCACCAACTCATATATAATACTTGGGAGGCTCAAAGCTCCCTCACAGCGTCCTCCTCGAACTTGCTCACCTCTTCTTTCGTGCCCACCCACACGACTATCGTGGGCTCGACTGTTATCATGCCGTCCCTTATCATGGGCTTTATCTCGTTTATGGCCCTCTCAATTTTGTATCCCCTGTCAACCACCTCCACCACTATGGGCAGGTCCGTTGAAAGCCTCATAACGTCCGCCGAGTGAACCTTGCTCTTCTTGCCGAACCCGTAGATGCCCCGGTAAACGGTTGCACCGGCGATTCCCATCTCCCGGAGCTTTTCAACGATGGCCTTGTAAAGAGGCTTTCCCTCAAAGCGGTCGTTTTCGCCTATGTAAATGCGAAGGCGGAGCGTGTTCCAGTGCTCGACCTCGACCACAAAATCACCTCCTTGCAAGGACGAACCCGAGGAATATTAGGCCTATTGTGATTATAACGTTTGCCGAGATGTTCAAAAGGGCTAAGGAATACTCTCTCTCGCGCAGGAGCGAGAAGGTCTCGTAGGAGAAGGTTGAGAACGTGCTCAGTGCCCCGCAGAAGCCCATTCCAAAGAAGAGCCTCCACTCGCTTGAAATTCCTATGCCCCAGAAGAGCAGGCCGTACAGGTAGCCCAGGATCAGGCTGGCTATGCTGTTCACGAGGAGCGTCCCAACCGGGAAGTCCCTGTAAACCGGGAGTATGCCCGAGATGTAGAACCTCGCCAGCGCGCCTAGGGCCCCGCCGAGTGCGATTGCCAGTACTATCCTGGGGTTCATTTTCCTCACCTTGTTTTTGTTCTTCCTGTTTCTCTGGGTGCGTCTGGCAGTGCATACTTAAAATTTTGGTACCTGGATGTATCCAGGGAGAGCACGTTCAGTCCGGCGGAGTCAATGGATGTGTTCATTCCCTACCCTCGAAGTTGAGGTAGTAGTGTATCTTCTCCTCGGCCTCACTGTAGTCCCGCTTTGGAAGTCCCAGTTGCTCCCGGAGCCGTTTGTTCTCGGCAATCATGGCGGAGAGCTGTATGGCGAGGTTCTGGTTGTCCATGGCGATGTAGTACGAGCGGAACTTTAGGGGAGACCATTTGCCCTCCAGCTCGTAGAGTTCCCCATCAAGCCGGGCTATCTCTTCTTGGAGCCTTTTGAACGTCGTTTCGTTGGCTTCTGGATCGTCATCGAGGTAGCCGTGAAGGAGGATTATCCTGACCGCCTCCTCCACCCGGAAATCGTAGCGTTCGCAGAGCTTCCCAATCTTCTCGAAGGTCTCGTCCGGAATTCTGAACGTCACCCTTCGCCAGCCCCGCTTTGGTCTCACTGTAATCCTCATTTTCTACACCCAAGCTTCGCTCTAAGCCTCTTGTTTTCCTCGCTGAGCTCTTTCCGGAACACCATCAGGAACTCCTTGTCCCGCTTTGCGGTTTCCTCAAACTCGACGAGCTCGGTGTAGCTGGCCCTTATCTCAGCCAGCTTTTTCTCCAGCCTGTCCTTACCTTCGAGAAGGAGGCGAAGCTTTAGAACCCTGAGTGTCCTCTCAAGCCCCTCCAGGTCACGGAACCTCTTCTCTATCTCGCGCTTGTTTTTCCTTATGATCTTCAGCTCGTCGTTTGTGACCTCTATCTCCACGGGAACCTCCTCCTCTTTTGCTTCTCGCGGTGTTTTATGGCGATTCCCGTTTCGATTCCCTTCAATGCTTCTATCGTCAGGGGGAGCGCCGATATCTCATCCTTCGTTGGCCGCTCCCTGGCCCTGTAGTCAAACTTGTCGATGAACGAGTCGAGCCTTTCCCTGAGAACCCTCAGCTTTTTTATCTGAACCCTTTCCAGCCTTTCCGCCGCGGTGGAGTTCTCCCGTCGGAGGATTTGGAGGAGCATTACGTAGTGATTCCTGCACAGCACCGATTCGGAGCGCTCATATTCGGGCAGGAGCTCTTCAATCCTTCCCGCGAACGCGTCTATAGTGCTTTTCTCCTTCTCCTCCATCAGCCTGCAGAGGAAGCATTCCCCCTCCTCGGGGACAGTGCCCCTCTCAAGGTAGGCTATGTACGTCCTCAGCATGTGTTCGTAGATTATGGCCACGCCTAAGGGGCCCAGCAGGGGTTCTGAATACGCTTTTCCAAGGGTTTTCCATGCGTGGTAGGTGCAGAGGCCCAGGCTTTCTTTGAACTTCTCCCTCACACCCGGATTGTTCACGTGCTCATACAGGATAGTGTCTATTTCCGACTCCTCGTATTTGCGGAGTATTCTGCAGACGGGACAGCCCTCCCCGAGGGCGTCCCTCAGATACATGCCGATTAGGTCCATGCCCACCACTCAGATGAACCTCTCCATGAAGTCCAGCACCGCCAGTGCCCGGTATGTGTTCTGGAAGTTCGAGATGCCCAGTTCCAGCGAACGTCTGAAGCCGCCGTTGGAGTTCTGAAGCTGACGGATGAACCAAATGTGCCGTCTTGGGCAGTCTGGCCTCTCACCCTGCAGTTCAAGCCCCCTGGAAGCGTAGAACGTAGGCTCAAGGTAGGGGGGAAGGCTGTAGGGAACCTCCGTAAAGCCGCCCCAGTCGCCACAGACTTCGCAGTTACGGAAGTGGGGGCTTTTAGGTGGCCTGTATCCAAGGGCGTGGAGAGTGTATAATGCCTGATACGTCATCGTCGTGGTTGGCCCCTTGACCCCGTAACCGTTTCCGTTTCTGAACTTCATAACGAAGGCCCTTATGGCTTCCTTCTCATCGGGGCTGAAATCATAGCCTATAGCCTTGAACGCCTTGACGACCCAGTAAGTTGCCTCCAGCGGCGTCGCCGTTCCGAACTCCTCGCTTCCACCGAGACCGACGGCGAACCTGCCCTCAAGGGGGTTGTACTTGGTGAAAATGATGTCCACGTGGTTCATCGCCACGTCCTTTGCACCTAGGACTGCCAGACCCTCCATCGCCATCGCTATCGCAACGACCGCCGTCTGGGGCTGTATTGCCCTTTCAAGGAACTCCACCGTCTTCTCTGGCTCAGGAACCTCCATGCCAAGGAGATTGTAGGTCTTGACGGCGTAGTACGTGTCGTTGACGTTGGTGTCGTCGAGAACGCTGACGAAGCAGTAACCGCCGTCCTCGTGGCGTCTCTCCTCTATATACCTGATGAGCGAATCAGCGTTAACGAACCGTCCAATTTCATATAGCTTCGAGCCCATTCCACCGCCTCCCCAAGCTTTTGACGGAGAACAGGCGTCATCAGCCCTCAACGGGCGGTTCGGCTCGAAGCCCGGGCGGACGCCATCGCCCGGAAGACCATCTGAAAGGCGTTTAAAAACGTTTGTGGTGCAACTGCCTAATAACCTAAAGATTTAATAGGAATAAAACGGCCTTTCATCTGTGATGAAATCATGGAGTTCATAGCCTTCACCTATGCTGGAAACTTCGTGAAGGAGGAGGTAATAAAAGAGGTCGTGTTCGATGTATTCGATGAGGCAAATCGTTTCTTTGAGGAGAACGGCCTTCCGCTCAGGTTTCTCTACATAGGAAAACTGAAACTGGAGCCCGGCTACCTGATAAACATATACACCTCGGAGGGAAAGATACGGGCGTACCCGATCGAAGTCCTTGTGGAGTTTCTCCACGCCAAGCTCCTCAACGAGATAGAGGAGAGGCCCGGGATAAAGATGAACAAAATATTCGCACTCACCACGTTCCCCCTCGTCTCCCGCAACCCGTATTTTGACTTCTATGAGAAGTTTTTGGGGATACACGAGACCCTGATTGGGTTGAGAATAATGGTTCTGTCGATGAAGCCCTTCGAACCGCCGGGACTCTCTGAACTTCTGAAAAGGCCCGATGAGGAAGATGTATCCGAAGAAGAAAGGGCCCGTATAAAGGGAGAGCTCGAACTATTCAAAAACCGTCTCCTCAAAGGGATCCTCCACGAGGTTGGCCACAGCTTCGACCTCGGCCACTGTTCAAACGAGTGCGTCATGAACTCCCCATCCACGATGGAAGAATGGGATTCCCGGATGCTCGGCTACTGCGATTCCTGCTTTATCAGCCTCAAAAGGGCGGTCGAGTGGTCCGAGCGCAATCCCCGGGAGGAGTAAGGTAAAAAGTTTTAGGTTTTGGACGTTATTTCTTAATGATGTGGCTCGGCCGGATTTCCAGATGGGGAAGTGAGGGAGCAAGAAGGGCGCTGCCGCGCTACTTCTCGATTCTTGAGGGGACAGAGGAGCCGGCCTCTTCCATCACAAAGCGGGTAGAAGTTAGATTCAAAGACGGTCTCTCCCTTGATGAACTTTGGAATCTCCATACCGAGGGGATGGATAGGTTAAGGGAAAATGACCTGAGTGAGAAACCGGAGAAAAATCTTCTGGAGCTCAAGGCACTGATTGCCGGTAGGATTCTGGAATCCTGCACCCTGTGCGAGATAAAATGCCGCGTGAACAGGAGGGAGGGCATCGGATACTGTCGCGTGAGGGAGAGCCTCGTTGCGAGCGACTTCCTCCACTACGGTGAGGAGCCGGAGCTCGTGCCGTCATACACAGTCTTCTTCTCCGGCTGCAACTTCCGCTGCGTCTTCTGCCAGAACTGGGACATAAGTCAGTACCGCGTTGGGATTGAGCACGCTCCAGAGTTCATGGCGCTGAAAATCGAGGAGGCCTTCAGGAGGGGAGCCAGGAACGTTAACTTCGTCGGTGGCGAACCAACGCCGAACCTGCCCTTCATCATTGAGACCCTGAGGCACGTCAGCGTCCCGATTCCGGTTATCTGGAACTCCAATATGTACATGAGCGAAGAAGCCATGAGGCTCCTCGACGGCATCGTTGACGTATATCTTGCCGACTTTAAGTGGGGAAACGATGGGTGTGCCTTGAGGTATTCTAAGGTTCCCCGCTACTGGGAGGTCGTGACGAGGAACTTCCTCCTCGCCAGAGAGCACTTCGGAGCGGAGTTTCTCATAAGGCACTTGGTGATGCCCGATCACATCGACTGCTGCACGCGGCCGGTGCTGGAGTGGATAGCTGCAAATCTCGGAAAGGATGTCCGGGTGAACGTTATGTTCCAGTACAGGCCGGAGTATCGGGCGGATGAATATCCTGAAATCAGCAGGGGGTTGAGTATAGAGGAGAGACAAAAAGCGGTTCAAATCGTTGGAGAACTCGGTTTTAGAAACGCTCTGGTTGAATAGACAAGAATAATCTTTTTAACGTATTTAAGTAATGCTAATCTGTGGTGGGGCTTATGGAAGTACTGACAAATATGGTGAAAGTAAACCCTAATATAATTCCAGATGAAATTTACCTTTACAAAATTTTCAATAGGCCTGAAGATGGAACCAATATTTATAGAATCGCATACAACAACATGGGAGTAGTTATAGACTCTCAAAACAGAATTATTGCAACTCCACTTGAGCTGGAATACCAAGGAAAATTTGCTATAGAAGATGAGATATCATTTAGTGAACTCCCTGAGAACCATCAGTGTAAACTTATCCTCAGAATTCTGCGAGACAAGGGAATTTCAGATTATACCCTATCTAAAATCCTACAAAAATATAGGCGGCCAAAAATTTTTGGGGATTTTGAGATTATGCCTGAGGTGAAATCCTCGGTAATTAAACATGATAATAATTTTTATTTATTACTTCATCTATCACATCAAATTCGTAGCAAAAAGACATTGTGGGAACTCGTGGGAAAAAACAAAGAAATGTTGAGAGATTTCTTGAAAGAACACCGGGAAACTATACTCTTGAGAGATATTGCATCAGAGTATAAAACTGTCTACAAACCTAGCTTTGAAAGATATAGTGGTGACCCCAACATAATCGAGAGCCATCCTGATGATGTCCAACATTGGTATGACTATCATCTTGAACGATACTGGAATACCCCAGAGTTGAAAAAAGAATTTTACAAGAAATTCGGGCCCGTTGAGTTAGATCAACCAATAATCCTCGCTAGACCTATAAAGCGACATGATAAGAGAGACTTAGTTCATCTTTTGCCCCAATTCGTTGTTCCGGTATATAATGCGGAACAACTGGATGCTAATCTCGCGTCGGAGATTTTGGACTATTTAAAACTCGCTCCCGATCAGAGGATATTGCTTCTTTCAAGACTACTCAACAACATCAAAGCTAACACAAATGTCATAGTGCCATCCTTAGTTAAATTCAGAGCCAATGTATTTGATATTGATTTAAATAACGTTTTGCAGGTCAGAAATACTAGTAATGTTACTGTTACGCTAGCCGAGTTAAAGACGTCAAAAACAAAACTATTCACTTGGATGAACAGTAGAAAGTATCCAATCATACTGCCTTACGAAGTTCCAAAAAGGCTTAAAGAGTTCCAGAAAATACCCGTATTTATAGTTCTTGATTCTGCCCTTCCAGAGGATATCCAGACCTTTGCTAAAAAAGAGTTTACATACTTAATAAATAGTCTCCAGAAAAGTCTTTCAAGCTGGGTAGACTTTCCAGTTTTAAATATCCGGGAGAAGTATATTTTTACAATAGATTTGACTTCAGACAGAGATATCGTAAATCTAAGTATCAAACTGTCATACCTAATGAAAAATGCAGAACTGGGCTTAGCATTTATAGCGACCCGAACAAAGCTTCCAAACGAGACATTTGATGAAATTAAGAAAAGGCTATTTTCGATCAATGTAATTTCTCAAGTAGTTAATGAGGAGACACTATACAAAAGGGATAGGTACAATGAGTCAAGACTTAACTTGTATGTTCGACATAATATACTGTTCCAGGTGCTATCAAAATTGGGCGTTAAATATTATGTCCTCAAGCATAGATTTAGTTATGACTACATTATTGGGATTGACGTCACTCCAATGAAGCTTTCTCATGGATATATCGGAGGTAGTGCTGTAATGTTCGATTCCCAAGGATACATTAGAAAAATAATTCCTGTGGAAATTGGCGAGCAGAGTGGTGAATCCATCGATATGAAAGAATTTTTTAAGGACATGGTTGTTCAATTTGGAAAATTTGGGATTGAGTTAGAAGGTAGGAGGATTCTTATAATGCGTGATGGAAGAATCACAAATGACGAAGAAGAAGGATTAGCATACATCTCCAAATTATTTAACATTAATATAACAACATTTAACATAATCAAACGCCCATTGCTAAGAATTTTCACTAATAGTAAACTATATCTGGAAATAGGGGACTCTATCTACCTATTGCCCCACCGGGTTAAGCAATCCACAGGGACTCCTGTCCCATTAAAACTCAGCAAAAAAAGAGTTATCTCTAAGGGAAATGTAGAATTCCAGGAGATAACAAATGAGGATATCTTTGAAATATTTTTATTGACTGAATTGAACTATGGGAGCATCTCTGCGGATATGAAATTACCTGCTCCGGTACATTACGCACATAAGTTTGTTAGGGCGCTTCGTAAAGGATGGAGGATAAAGGAAGACCTTTTGGCAGAGGGATTTCTATATTTCGTGTAATTCTTGATTTTAATTTAACCCCCTGCCCTAGCGAGTCTGAGCGTTTCCATAAACCTCTCGATTTCCTCTCTGGCCCCCTCGATGGTAAGCCTGTACCGGGGCATGCCGTGAAACGGCTCCGTCTCCTCCACGCTGATAGAAACCCCTGCCCCGGACTTTCTAAGTATCTCTCTCAGCTCTCTCGGTGGGATGGCGGTTATGAGTTCCCTTTTCATGGCACCAACCCATCGCAGTTTCAGGATTTATAGCTTCCGCCCACCGAAACCTTTATAAAGGAAGATGTCATATGTAATATTGCAATTACACATGGAGGGGTGATATGACATGAAGAAGTTGCTGGCTGGATTTATGGCACTGGCCGTGTTCGGCCTTGTATTTGGAGCCGTTGCGGCATACCAGGGCACTCCGGGGCCTAACCCGGAAGTTGAGAGGGGCACCACGCCAATGGCCTACGCCAGGGGCATGGGGCATGGAAACGGCGGCATGATGGCTGGAGAAGGTACACCATACATGGGGCTTGGAGTTAAGTCCGCAAACCTAACCGAGGTCAGCGTCGACCCCGCGGAAGTAAGCGACTATCTTGCCCAGATTACCGTTGAAGAGTTCACCAACCCCCGCGGCATAACCGTCCAGAAGCTCGTCTACGACGGCGACTACGTCGGGAAGGTCGTGGGTAACTACGACCTCAGCGAGCTGGACGTCTATGCCGCCTACGAGACCCTCCACGGGGTTAAGGTCTTCCTGGCCTACGATGGCGACATAGTGGGCTTCGTTCTTATGAAGTGAGCCCCAAGCTCTTCACTTTTTTGTTTTGAGATGTTCATTCTATGAACCGCTGACCAGCTTTTTCGCTTCCTCTAGGACCTTTGCCGCGTGTCCCTTTGCCCGGACGTTGGTCTTTTGCCACACAATCTCACCGTTTGGGTTAAATATGAACGTGCTCCTTACCACTCCCTCGTACTCTTTTCCGTAGCGCTTTTTCTTGCCCCAGGCGCCGAGGGCTTTTATGAGTTCTGCCCCCGGGTCGCTGAGGAGCTTTATCCTGAGCCCGTGCTTCTCTTTGAATTTTATGTGGCTCTTTACGGAGTCCCTTGAAACGCCGATAACCTGGAAGCCCAGCTCTTCGAACTCTGGGAGGAGCTCCGTAAACTCTTTCGCTTCTGTTGTGCATCCTGGCGTGTTGTCCTTGGGATAAACGTAGAGCACGGTCCACTTTCCGAGGACTGCATCCCTGAGGCTTATCTCTTCCCCGTTCTCATCAACCACCCTGACCTCAAGCGGGTTCATATGACCACCAAAGTAATTAGGACAACCTAATTCATAAAAGTTCCGGTAACGTTATTTAGGTGGTGCGATAAAATGGAGTCTCAGGTGAGACCATGAGGCTGCCTTCCCACAAGACCAAGATTATAGCCACCATAGGGCCAGCTTCACTTAAGGAGAGGACGATTGAGGCCATGATAAAGGCGGGAATGAGCGTGGCGAGGATAAACTTCGCCCATGGCGATGAAGAACAACATGCAAAGACCATAGAGATAATAAGAAGAGCATCCAGCAGGCTGAACAGGCCGGTTGCAATCCTGGGCGACCTGCCGGGCGTCAAAATCAGGGTAGGGGAGATAGCGGGTGGTTCAGTTGTTCTGAGAAGATGGCAGACCATAACGCTGACCACGAGGGACGTCATTGGAAATGAGGCGGTGATCCCAATACAGTTCAAAGACTTCCCAAAGCTGGTATCGAAGGGGGACGTTATCTACCTGAGCGACGGGTTTATAGCACTCCGCGTTGAGAAAGTTGAAGCGCAGGACGTCACGTGCAAAGTTCTCGTTGGTGGAACCCTCTTCTCCCACAAGGGCATCAACATACCGAAGGCCCGGATGGCAATAGACGCAATCACAGAAAGAGACCTGAGGCTGATAGAGTTCGCCATAGAGCACGGTGTCGATGCAGTTGGGATAAGCTTCGTCGGCTCGGCCTACGATGTGTTAAAGGTCAGGCGTTTTATAGAGGAAAGGAACGCCAGCATGTTCATTATATCCAAAATTGAGAGACCTGACGCTGTCAGGAACTTCGATGAAATCCTGAACGCCTCCGACGGCATCATGATTGCCAGGGGTGACCTCGGCGTTGAGATGCCGATAGAAAAACTCCCGATACTCCAGAAGAGGCTCATTCACAAAGCTAACTGTGCCGGCAAACCCGTGATAACTGCAACCCAGATGCTTGAGAGCATGACCGAGGAGAAACTGCCGACGAGGGCAGAGGTCACAGACGTTGCCAACGCCATACTGGACGGAACCGATGCGGTCATGCTCTCAGAGGAGACCGCCGTTGGCAAGTACCCCGTGGATACCGTGAAGATGATGGCAAAGATAGCCAAGACAACGGAGGCTTACAGGGAGTCCCAGTGGACGTCGATGATGGCCGAGATGAAGCCGGGGGAGAGGTCTGGCCGTGCCCGGAGAAGGACGATAAAGGATGCTATTGCAAGGAGCATAATGGAAGCCCTGAATTCAATAGACGTCAAATACATACTCACCCCAACGAGGACCGGCCAGACGGCAAGACTGATATCGAGGTTTAAACCCCGGCAGTGGATTCTGGCGTTTGTAACTGACGAGAAGGTGGCAAACAATCTAATGTTTTCCTATGGAGTCTATCCATTCGTCGTGAGCGAAACCAGCGAGGATGAGATACTGAGGGTCATAAAAGGTCTCGGGCTTGTAAGGGAGAACGACACCGTACTGCTGACGAAGGGGACGCCCATAGGCAAAACTGTAGGAACGAACACGATTAGGATCTTTTCGGTTTGAGATTTTTATCCAATTTATGGGCGTTGGTATCAACAAAGGGAAATCAAGGTGTAACGGGAAAGACGGGGCATTAATAGCGGAGATAAACAAGATAAAGATAAAAATACGTGTGCTATCCGACTCAGTATTTCCCTTGATTTCCTCACTCCTCTGCCCTGAGCTTCAGCGATGTGTGCTCCTGCTTGAGCTCCTCCAGCTTTTCCAGAATCTTTTCACTGGTCTCTCTGAGCTGAAGTGCCAGCTCTTCGAGCTCCTTTATCTGCTCTTCCAGCGCCCTCTCGCGCTCCTCGATTTCTTCCATTGCCATTGCGAGCTTCTCCTCCTCGCTCTTTCTGTAGACTTCGATGCTCAGTCCCTCGTAGTCCCATTTGATAGTCCCCTCCTCGATCCTGAATGGCACGGTTATCCTGATGACGTCGCTCTTCTCAACGCCGAGCTCTTGGAGCTTCTCGAAGATTTTCTGGTTCAGCTCTCCCGCCGCTCTGATAACCTCTCTCGGATCAACTTTCTTCCGCGTCAGTGCGAAGAGAACGCGT
This window of the Thermococcus thermotolerans genome carries:
- a CDS encoding MazG nucleotide pyrophosphohydrolase domain-containing protein; translated protein: MEIREFQGMIRDIYFHKDSKRGVDKTFLWFVEEVGELSEAIRKNDRKTMQEEFADVLAWLASLANLLDIDIEEAAKKKYPGVCPYCGKKPCECEEKF
- a CDS encoding aspartate/glutamate racemase family protein; protein product: MKRIGIIGGTTPESTCYYYRKYIEISREKFGPFTFPELIIYSINFEEFRNNPRGWEGRKEILIKAAKALERAGAEIISLSANTPHIVFPEVQRAVSVPMVSIIDALIEEMKRRGVKKVLLLGTKTTMTADFYKDALTGAGFDIIVPSGEEIDEINRIIFEELAFENLKSKSYLVDLIERYEKKYGIEGVILGCTELPLAIKQGDVSVEVFDTAAIHMRKLIEIASDF
- the coaBC gene encoding bifunctional phosphopantothenoylcysteine decarboxylase/phosphopantothenate--cysteine ligase CoaBC, with the protein product MLHHVKLIHATKSRKLVGKKIVLAIPGSIAAVECVKLARELIRHGAEVHAVMSESATKIIHPYAMEFATGNPVVTEITGFIEHVELAGDHENKADLILVCPATANTIGKIACGIDDTPVTTVVTTAFAHTPIMIAPAMHSSMYEHPIVVQNIEKLKELGVEFIGPRFEEGKAKVASIDEIVYRVIKKLHPKTLKGKRVLVTAGATREYIDPIRYITNASSGRMGVAIAEEADFRGAEVTLIRTKGSVPSFVENQIEVETVEEMLGAVERELRAKKYDIVVLAAAVSDFRVKEKASVKIKSGKTLTLELGPTPKIIDRVKELQPDVFLVGFKAETGLSEEELIEAARKQIERAGSDLVVANTLKAFGSEENEVILVGRDFVKKLPRMGKRELAGRLLDEVVSVIG
- a CDS encoding DUF190 domain-containing protein → MVEVEHWNTLRLRIYIGENDRFEGKPLYKAIVEKLREMGIAGATVYRGIYGFGKKSKVHSADVMRLSTDLPIVVEVVDRGYKIERAINEIKPMIRDGMITVEPTIVVWVGTKEEVSKFEEDAVREL
- the crcB gene encoding fluoride efflux transporter CrcB, encoding MNPRIVLAIALGGALGALARFYISGILPVYRDFPVGTLLVNSIASLILGYLYGLLFWGIGISSEWRLFFGMGFCGALSTFSTFSYETFSLLREREYSLALLNISANVIITIGLIFLGFVLARR
- a CDS encoding DUF6062 family protein; its protein translation is MDLIGMYLRDALGEGCPVCRILRKYEESEIDTILYEHVNNPGVREKFKESLGLCTYHAWKTLGKAYSEPLLGPLGVAIIYEHMLRTYIAYLERGTVPEEGECFLCRLMEEKEKSTIDAFAGRIEELLPEYERSESVLCRNHYVMLLQILRRENSTAAERLERVQIKKLRVLRERLDSFIDKFDYRARERPTKDEISALPLTIEALKGIETGIAIKHREKQKRRRFPWR
- a CDS encoding prenyltransferase/squalene oxidase repeat-containing protein: MGSKLYEIGRFVNADSLIRYIEERRHEDGGYCFVSVLDDTNVNDTYYAVKTYNLLGMEVPEPEKTVEFLERAIQPQTAVVAIAMAMEGLAVLGAKDVAMNHVDIIFTKYNPLEGRFAVGLGGSEEFGTATPLEATYWVVKAFKAIGYDFSPDEKEAIRAFVMKFRNGNGYGVKGPTTTMTYQALYTLHALGYRPPKSPHFRNCEVCGDWGGFTEVPYSLPPYLEPTFYASRGLELQGERPDCPRRHIWFIRQLQNSNGGFRRSLELGISNFQNTYRALAVLDFMERFI
- a CDS encoding zinc metalloprotease; the encoded protein is MEFIAFTYAGNFVKEEVIKEVVFDVFDEANRFFEENGLPLRFLYIGKLKLEPGYLINIYTSEGKIRAYPIEVLVEFLHAKLLNEIEERPGIKMNKIFALTTFPLVSRNPYFDFYEKFLGIHETLIGLRIMVLSMKPFEPPGLSELLKRPDEEDVSEEERARIKGELELFKNRLLKGILHEVGHSFDLGHCSNECVMNSPSTMEEWDSRMLGYCDSCFISLKRAVEWSERNPREE
- a CDS encoding radical SAM protein; the encoded protein is MWLGRISRWGSEGARRALPRYFSILEGTEEPASSITKRVEVRFKDGLSLDELWNLHTEGMDRLRENDLSEKPEKNLLELKALIAGRILESCTLCEIKCRVNRREGIGYCRVRESLVASDFLHYGEEPELVPSYTVFFSGCNFRCVFCQNWDISQYRVGIEHAPEFMALKIEEAFRRGARNVNFVGGEPTPNLPFIIETLRHVSVPIPVIWNSNMYMSEEAMRLLDGIVDVYLADFKWGNDGCALRYSKVPRYWEVVTRNFLLAREHFGAEFLIRHLVMPDHIDCCTRPVLEWIAANLGKDVRVNVMFQYRPEYRADEYPEISRGLSIEERQKAVQIVGELGFRNALVE